The genomic segment atatatatatatattataattataattatatgtcGGATAAAGAAAGAAAAGCGCACACAACTATATCTATTCTCCAAGTTTACATTAAACATTGCTTCTCATTCAAAAATTATTACTAAGCCacagttatttttttaaaattcagttACATacttattaattttaatataatctaTAAATACTAGTTATTtaccaaaaatttatatttctataTAACTGCTGGTAAGGATAGGATATCAGTTGATATTATAAATTAGATCCCACTTGATgtgatttgaaaataatattggGATTAGCTAATAAAGAGAGTCTAATAAGTTAGACAAAAAGGGTTAACTGAATTTAAGCGGACCCCACAATTGGGCTCACATGCGAACCGAGAGAGCTGTGTCAGAGCCCGGGCCGCGCCCCACACCCCCACCCCCGAACTGGCTACAACTCTTCCCCccactttttaatttttttaaaaaattctccACCGCCGGTTGTGTACTTCACCTTCCACCGGCGCGCTTGGGATACCTCCGCATCCAGTCTTTCTCCCTGTCAGCGTAGATTTTCCATTATAAAATCCCACCTCCACCACCTCTCCCATATTTACCCCGCCACTCTCTTCCTCTCTTCTCCCCGAAATCTCTGATTTCTTTTTTCTGCTTTTCTCTCTCTACTACAACTATCTTTACTCTGCTGGACCCTGAGGTTTTTCAGCCATTTGAGTTCTGCCTATAATTAAACCTTCCCGCAGCAGCAACGCCCCAGTATTTATTACCTTTGGGGTTACCCGCCATTACTGTTTTAAGGCTTGTGGTTAAAGAGAAGGGATAGTTAGTTCGTTCGTTTGTTCATGGCCCAAGAGTTGGATGACGGAGAGTTCTGGCTGCCATCGGAGTTTCTGACGGACGATGACTTGCTGACGGCCTTCAAGAAGAAGGCAGGTAATGATTTTTCTTGTGGCTTTGGGAACTCGTTTGGGCTCTACTCGGATCTAAGCTCCCCCGTTGATTCGGTTACGGGTTCGACCGAAAACGAGAGTCATGAGGATGATTTCATCGGCTTTTTAACCCAGAAGATGAATTACTCTGCTTTGAATGACTCAAAGAAGGTACGTGTATGTTAGTTCTTGGTGATTTTACGTTCCCTATGtcttggatttttttttaaatcatttttGTGGTTGTTACAGAGGTGGAAGACTTCTGCTTCGCCACAATCAACTCTACTCGGGTGTAAACCAGTTTCGAGTCCGGTCAGCCCGAAATCCGTTTCGAAGGTTTCTTCGCCGCCGCGTTCCGAAGTCGCGGTGAGCTGGGATTTGTTCTACGCGGCCGCGGAGAAGGTTTCTAGGCTGCGGGGGAATGAAGCAGCGTTGGCGTGTTACCAACAGAAAATGACCTATCCACCGCTGAAGTCTTCCCCTGTTACCGTTCCCCTATTGAACAGATGCCAGGCCTCCGGGTTTTGCCCGAATCCTAAAACACAACCACAGTTAACCTACCAGAAAGTGCGAGCAATTCAAGTTAGTGCTTTTTTCCTCCTTCCAACTTTCCCCTTTTACGTGCGGGCATTTATGTTTCTCAACCTATGTTCAGTTTCAGCAGCTGAAGAATGAAGTTTGGGTACATGGGCAGAAGGGAAACCAGTTTCAGAATGAGAACAGAATCGGAGGAGTCGAAGAAATTCAAGGATTATCAGCAGCGGCAGCTTGGCCCACTCTACTGCAGTCTCAACGTCAACCGCAGCAGATTCCCTGTTCAGGGGTGAGGGCAGTTTTTCTCTCAGAAAATGGAGCCAAAAAAGAGCGTACAGGCACCGGAGTTTTCTTGCCTAGAGGATATCGAACCAACTCGACGGAAACAAGCGGGAAACCAGGTTATTAACAAAACATAATTCTTGTTCCAGCATTTatgtttaaataaatatttgttcgCATCTTGCTATTAGATTGCCTTCACTGCTGCTCACGTGTCTCGATGGGTAGCTGCCTTAATTTGTTCTTACTGTTCAGCTTCCTTTTTCGGTTATAGATCTGTTGTGCCTAGTTTCTTCTTGTTTCTTCGACATTTATTGAAGGGACTTCCATTTTTTGTTCGAATACGCTGACATGTGTACGCTTTTTCTTTGCAAATGCATCAGGTTCCACAGTTTTGCTACCAAACAGAGTGGTCCATGCCTTGAATTTGAATCTTGGCTCCATTGATACATCGGCCCAGACCAAGTCTAGAGGCGTTCAATTCAACGCAGACGCAGGTTTCATGCGCAAAAACATTACCAGAATGGCTCAACAGGGGAGGAATCTCACCCCACCGCCGGTTGTGAGCCAAGAATTCTGTCTTCCCCAAGAGTGGACTTATTAACCATTTAACCCCCACCGGAACTCAAATTTACTTCCGTGCAGAAGGAATTAAGTTTCGTTGGTTAATTATAGTAGTTTATTGTTTTGTGACAGATGATCAAGGGGGGTAGTATAGCAAGCATTATAGGACAGTAAAATCAGCAGTTGATTAGGCATTGATGAAGATGATGAATAGACCAAGAATTTGGCttgaagaaaatgattattgTTTAGTATTTCCCGAATTAAATAAAGTAACATTGTCAGTTTCGAAGATTAAAGAAACACTGGATTGCTTTGTCGTTTGGCTCGAGGTACAAGAAAGTGGTTTGAAGACTGTGTCTTCTTTATCCCCCGATGGGAACTGGATCGAGAATATATTATCACAATAATACCACGATATAAGAAATAGGAGAGGGTTTCGTTTCATCAGTGAGTTGGAGTAGTGTTTTGGTCGGAGCTCCAGCCTGGTTTTCCTTTTAGTTTTTGTTTCATGTTATTTGTTTGTGTGAACGACGGTTTGTTTGTAGTAGTGCGTtatattatctttttttttttttgaaacataGTGCGTTATATTATCAATAACGAGAAAGAAGAatcaattatttattattttattttataacagAAAGTGTCGTGTAATTTCGTGGACATTTACTTCGTTATTTTTCATCCattatgatttatttaagataaagtgTGGTCAAAGCATGGGAAGGAGCAAAACATTTGCATGGATGTTTTGTACTTTGAGCATTCTTTCACATGATTTGGCAGGCTGTCTTTTTGACCATTGTGTGTGTGCATTAATTCCTCTCATAAATCGATTCGACGCTTTATATTCTTTTGGTTAAGTAATCTTAAGCGTCTGTATAATGTCTGGTTAAAATATGCTCCAAGAAAGCAATTAGTAACCGTTTAGACACAAGGACAAGAAGTAACTGGTAGACGGAATGGATTTGACTTGTTTTTTGGTTAGGATCTATATTTAAGCAAGATCTTCCATCCCATTAAAGGGGAGGGACTATTTCGAGTAGTGATCTTCGCTGGAGGAAGTGTAGTATACTCTGATCTATGTGTGTGTGGTATATCAGATCAAAGAGTTATAGAAAGGTAAAAAAAAGGTTTAATTCAATTGAAGAGAGAGGAAGCCTTTAATCGTGTGTGATGAATTGCTTAAGGGGGAAGGGATATGAAAGGATTGGTTTAATGAGCTGTCGATAGGTGTCACAActttaatttatgtttttttctATTAATGTCTCGGATACCCCACACTAGAAGCTCCCTCCCTATTGTGAATTTGGTTGGCACTTCACGTCTTCCCTACATAAAGTCAAATAATGCACCatcttctctcaaatttttagttcctttgttttcttcttgtttttggGAGAATACCCCATTTTCAAATAGTAAAATTATCGAAGTGCTTCTTAAAAGAAAGGGTCATTTTTCATTTCATGCCAGCTTAGTTTTGTTGAGATGGATATGTCATTTGGGCCAATGATGAAGCCCATGTCACGTGCCCCCCTCATGCCTTGCGATGCTCCTACTCTCCTTCTTATGTGCTCTTTCTTTCCCTTATTTTATTGAAAGAACATGAAACTTGGAACTCTTGTGATCCCATCTCAAGTGGTTTTGGTCACGCAAAAGGGATTTAATTAGAATCTTCATCTTACTTTGTTTTTTTGCGTAAAAAATCAATACCAATAACATGTAATTTATGGAGGATGAGTGGGTTTGGTGCTCTTCATGTTTCCACGATTTGTGTTAATTGATTGACTTTGGCTTCGCATGTTGCGCCTCTCTTTCGTATATTTTTTGGCACACCCCTTTGATTTGTTTCTATCGTGCCGCCCATTAGCTTCATTTTGAAGTTATATTATTCGCTCATTATTACTTCCTTGCCGATTACTTTATAAGAGAAAATGAGATTTGAAGAGTGCTATGATAATATAAAGGTGATGTgaaagaattttattttattttattttttcgttGACCCTGACAATTTCCAAATCATATTGGACCAAAATTCATCCAAAATCAGGATGCATCGAATCATAACATTTTTCGAATATCATTTACTTTACTTATAGTGCAGTGGCATAAATCTCTTTCAATAGAAGAGAGACATGATTTCAATTTAGGTAATAACGCAGAACCCCTCACCATTTCCTTGTCggacatctttatctgtatttaTCATAGTGGAATCCGATATTTGCTTCTTAATTTAATGTCGATGTCCGGTTGAAGTGAAGAGTATGATATATTACTTAAGAGCACAACCCTCCTGCCATCTGCcaaatttatgtttaaaagaagaaaagaagcCTTACTCTTGGGAAAAATCTCGAACcttaaaataacaaaatgcaATAAACTAAGGCTGGCTTCTTAATTAAATTCCACAGTTGACCATCCAGAAACTAGTCACCGAATATGTTAAAATAATTGTATAGTTTTcccattttatatatttttggtGTCATTTTGTCCataaaatatcaatatgtaTGTCAAACCCCCGACCCTAGTTCCGTCTAAACGTGAACGTTTTTACGATGTGTTTCTATAGCGATTACTTCGTCTCACGTCCTCGTAGAGTAAATATAAAAGTCCCCTGAACATCTTATAAACCATTTTAAATCCCATGCAGCATCGGAATACTAGAACGTATGTGAAAtctcgtaaaatattattataagaatTAGTAGTAATATACAAAATGGTGTAGAATGAGGTGGGAATACGGCTGAACCGTCCAATGAATTCAACGGTCAAAGCTGTAGGCTTTAGATCTGATTAGTGGaagttttattttataattaattaattaattaaattagtcaAAAGACAAAAGAATAAGACAACCTTAAAAATGCATCCATCACATGCAAGCTTTTTAAACCATGTGAGGCACCAACAGTGCTCAGATACATATTTACAGGCCTAATGTCCGCGAAACAATATTGGGCCTGAATGCTCTGAGAGACTTGTCTATATTTATTCAGGGGCCAACGTTATTGCTAGGTGAATGTTAGGGTTAtacattaatatattttattattacggaatggaaaatgctatgtgTACATAATGGGTTACATAGAGGTTTAcatgtaattattaattaattattaaattacaaaTAAAACCCTCACCCTAAATTGATAGACTACCTATTCTATTAATTATTTCTTCTCCTATCTCAGCCCTCACTCCAAATCGATTGACCGTATCTTTCTTCTCCTCTCCCAACCCTCGCTTTCAAATCCATGTGCGGTAAGACGAAGAAAAAATCGAGATCATAGAAATATTCTATTGCTTATCGAGACGACCATCTATTCTCTCTGTTTTACATCTTTATTACTGTAAATTAAGGTTAGTTTTTTTCTTCCAATTTGTTGTTTCGTTTGTTTTAGATGTAGATTCGTAAAAGAGATTGTAGATTGTTTCGTTTGTCTAATTCTAATTTTGgcaatataataatttattattgtagttacaatcattaatttttttaattttaaaaatcattactattaattttttatatgatttattaaatattgaaaaatataatatttatcaaaatatatttttttttaaaaaaaattgtatgatAAATCTCAGGActtgcattaaaaaaaaataatttaatatttattattgatAGGAGAAGAAATAATGAATGGAATGTGTAGTCTATCAATTTAGGATGAGGGTTTAattgtaatttaataattaattaataattacatgTAAGCCTCTATGTAACCCATTATGTACACATAGCATTACCCGGAATGGAATTTAGTAGCATATTGTTATTTATAATCGTATGTACGTCAACGGGCTTAACTCTTAAATATTTAGCATGCATTGATTAAGTAATGGTGAATTTAAATATGATTGGAGATTAATATTCAAATATGTGATCTGGTGAGTAGGAACCAAtcatttataaatataaattaaccaTACATTTTGTGAGAACAAGAAAATAagactatttgattgtactctTGATACAACTACATATCGTCATGTAAATAAATATCATTTACTTATGACAGAAAGTTAGATTAGCATGTAAATCCAAATACAAGGATAAACGTTCACCCTTAGATGCATATATGGTGTAAGAGTAACATGTCATTAATTAACACGATCTGCAGAGCACTAAAGTTTAGGACTCTATACCACGGCCCGAGCAACCGCCGAGAGTGATCTGTACTTAACAATGAAACTCCCCACAACATGTCCGGCGACAGCCACCGCAAACACCCCAAGATTGAAAGACATAACAGAAAGCATGATCAGGTAAAGAAAACCCATCCGGAAAGCATAAACAACAGCATGAATCAGCGCACCCGCCGCGGGACTTACCATTTACATCGGACATCTTTAACTATTTTCCACAATCAATACATCTATATATAATAGTAATTCATTGCGTAAAAGATTAAAAATGGGGAAAATATTCTGAGATCGTGCAGAATTCTTGACCGGTTTCAAAATATTAAAGCTAAATTTCCCTTAACTTTGCCTCCTTCCATATCAAATTagttttgataattaaatcaACACTGTAATCGAAAGAAGGTTCAAAATCCTCAAAATAAACAGACAATATAGTTTAAACGAGAACATTTGTACAAATCCAAGAATTTAACTTTTTGTTCAAAAACATTTGTTGAGCGGCACGATGGCGTTGTCTTCGCGTATTTAAAATGATTCTGCGCCTCATCTTTTCATTGTGAGTTGGTTTCCAGATGGATGGAGATATGCAAGCTGGTGtctttcttatttttaaatgtttcttTTATTCAATGCTATATGATTTGAATCACCATACCTTAAAAATTGTCGGAATTAACTTGCATGTCATCCTTCCATATTTACATGGCATGGATTTAGCATAAAACTAAACAAAAACTCTATAAGGATTTTTTCCATTGATTTATTTCAATT from the Primulina eburnea isolate SZY01 chromosome 3, ASM2296580v1, whole genome shotgun sequence genome contains:
- the LOC140826192 gene encoding uncharacterized protein isoform X1; this translates as MAQELDDGEFWLPSEFLTDDDLLTAFKKKAGNDFSCGFGNSFGLYSDLSSPVDSVTGSTENESHEDDFIGFLTQKMNYSALNDSKKRWKTSASPQSTLLGCKPVSSPVSPKSVSKVSSPPRSEVAVSWDLFYAAAEKVSRLRGNEAALACYQQKMTYPPLKSSPVTVPLLNRCQASGFCPNPKTQPQLTYQKVRAIQFQQLKNEVWVHGQKGNQFQNENRIGGVEEIQGLSAAAAWPTLLQSQRQPQQIPCSGVRAVFLSENGAKKERTGTGVFLPRGYRTNSTETSGKPGSTVLLPNRVVHALNLNLGSIDTSAQTKSRGVQFNADAGFMRKNITRMAQQGRNLTPPPVVSQEFCLPQEWTY
- the LOC140826192 gene encoding uncharacterized protein isoform X3; this encodes MAQELDDGEFWLPSEFLTDDDLLTAFKKKAGNDFSCGFGNSFGLYSDLSSPVDSVTGSTENESHEDDFIGFLTQKMNYSALNDSKKRWKTSASPQSTLLGCKPVSSPVSPKSVSKVSSPPRSEVAVSWDLFYAAAEKVSRLRGNEAALACYQQKMTYPPLKSSPVTVPLLNRCQASGFCPNPKTQPQLTYQKVRAIQLKNEVWVHGQKGNQFQNENRIGGVEEIQGLSAAAAWPTLLQSQRQPQQIPCSGVRAVFLSENGAKKERTGTGVFLPRGYRTNSTETSGKPGSTVLLPNRVVHALNLNLGSIDTSAQTKSRGVQFNADAGFMRKNITRMAQQGRNLTPPPVVSQEFCLPQEWTY
- the LOC140826192 gene encoding uncharacterized protein isoform X2; this encodes MAQELDDGEFWLPSEFLTDDDLLTAFKKKAGNDFSCGFGNSFGLYSDLSSPVDSVTGSTENESHEDDFIGFLTQKMNYSALNDSKKRWKTSASPQSTLLGCKPVSSPVSPKSVSKVSSPPRSEVAVSWDLFYAAAEKVSRLRGNEAALACYQQKMTYPPLKSSPVTVPLLNRCQASGFCPNPKTQPQLTYQKVRAIQQLKNEVWVHGQKGNQFQNENRIGGVEEIQGLSAAAAWPTLLQSQRQPQQIPCSGVRAVFLSENGAKKERTGTGVFLPRGYRTNSTETSGKPGSTVLLPNRVVHALNLNLGSIDTSAQTKSRGVQFNADAGFMRKNITRMAQQGRNLTPPPVVSQEFCLPQEWTY